In Desulfoferula mesophila, the genomic window ATGGCCTGGGCGTTGAAGGCGGCAGGGTTTTCCAGCGACTCGTCCCAATCCTCCCACGGGCGGTGGTGATAGAGCACCGCGCTGGCCTCGTTTTCCAGCCAGGGCACGCTCTTGAACAACAGCCAGCCCCGGATGCAGTGGTCCTCGGTATCCTGCCCCTCGAAGCGGTGCAGGGTTTGCATCTCCTCCACCGAGTTGGCCCCGATGTCGTGCAGCACCGCGGCGGAGAACATGTTCTCCAGGCTTTGCTGGTTCAGCCCCGCCACCCGCCCCATTTCCCAGACGATGAAGGCGGTCCTAAGCTGGTGCTGGAACAGCTCCGGATTGGCCAAATCCATGGCATTGGACAGGGATAGGATTATGTTGCCGAGATTGACCATAAAGGCTCACCGCGCGCTTGCACCCCTCGATTTTAGCCGGCGGCCGCATGGACGCGAGGGGATCGTGCCAGGTGAACACCTTAATGGCGTAGGGAAGTGGCAAGCGGCAACCGGTCGGCATTGGTAGCTTATATGTAAGCAAACAGGCTCTATAGATAATCATGATATATTGCGACCTATCTAGGCGGTAGGACTAATTCTGAAGGGCGGGGAACTATTTTTAAATAGTAGTTCCTTTTAGTCCGCTCGAAGCGCCGGCCGTGTCCGGGGCTCCCGAATGGAAAGGCCCGGACGCTTCTGGAGAGCGTCCGGGCCTTCGCAGGCCAGGGAAGCGGCCTTTATGTCGCTTACTTGATCATCCGGCGGTAGCTGCTCCTGTGGCCCAGGCCGGGGCGGCCGGTGGCCAGGGGGCCGGGGCGCACCATGGAGGTGAGGGCGGAACCGGCCCGGGGGGCGGCGGCGGGCTGGGGCACCGGCGCCTCGGCCTCCACGCTCACCGGCTTGTCCAGCACCACGGTCATGCCCGCGCCCAGGATCAGCAGGACGGCGGCGGTGAGGTAGGCGGACTCGTAGGAGCCGGTGGCGGCCACGATCATCTGGGAGACCCGGGGCAGCACGAAGCCGCCCACGCCCCAGGCGGTGAAGACCAGGCCGTAGTTGACCCCGAAGTTCTTGAGGCCGAAGTAGTCCTTGGTGGCCGAGGGGAACAGGGAGAGGTTGGTGCCGTAGTTGAAGCCCACCAGGGCGGCGGCCATGACCATCACGATGGCCTGCTCCTTGCCCACCATCATCAGGGAGAACAGCAGCAAGGACTGGAAGCAGAGCATGATGGCCAGGGTCTGGGTGCGCCCGATCTTGTCGGAGAGGATGCCGGCCACGATGCGGCCGCCCGCGTTGCCCACGGCCATCAGGGCCACCACCACCCAGGCCATGTCGCCCAGGCTGGCCTTGGCCATGCCGGCCACGTTGCCGATGATCATCAGGCCCGCGCCCGCGCCCACGAAGTAGGTGAACCACAACAGGTAGAAGCTCTTGGTGCGCAGCATGGCCGAGGGGGCGAAGTCCAGGCCCTTGGCCTGGACAGCGGCGCTGCCTGCGGGCTTGGCCTCGGGGCTGTAGCCCGCGGGCGGATTGACCAAAAACTGGGACAGGCCGCAGACCACCACGATGAAGGCGCCGCCGAAGATCATCATGGCCGCGCTGAGGCCCACCGTGTGGATCAGGTAGCTGCTAAGGGGAGCGATGTACACCGAGGCCAGGCCGAAGCCCGAGACCACCAGCCCGGCGATGAGGCCGGTCTTGGCGGCGGGGAACCACTTGATGGCCGGAGGGGTGGCCGAGGCGTAGCCGAAGCCCAGGCCGGTGCCGGTGAGCACCCCGAAGCCCAGGATCCACACCCACAGGGAGTAGGACTGGCTGATCCACATCAGGCCCAGGCCGGTGAGCACCCCGCCGATAAGCGCGGTGATGCGCGGCGAGAACTTGTCTTGCAGGCGGCCGGCGAAGATCATGCTGAAGGCGAAGGCCAGGCAGCACACCGCGTAGGGGTCGTTGAGGGAGGAGAGGCTCCAATCAAAGCGGCCGTCCCCGGCCACGATGGAGTCCTTGATGGCCATCTTGAACATGCTCCAGGTGTAGAGGATGCCCAAGGCCAAGTTGATGCCGATTCCCGCCGTGGCCACCGACCATCCGCGGTTCTTAACCTTCTCCATGGCTCTACCTCCCTCCGGGCCGCGCCCTGTGCTTTTGGTTTCGCCCTTTCTTAGTTCAAATATCGGGCCAAGGAGAGGTTTTGCGGGGATAGATACGTATTGTCTGATGGTTACAATAAAAAACCGCCTCGGCCCGGCGGCGCGGGAGCGGCGGAAAACGGCCCAAAAAGTAGAAGAATCTCTAGATTGGTGGAAGTTCTTCTACTCCCCTTCGCCGTCCAGGAGCTTCTTCTTACGGTAGCGGAAGGTGTGGTAGTTCATGCCCAAGAGCTGGGCGGCCTTGGTCTCGTTGCCCTGGGCCAGCTCCAGGGCCCGGCCCAGGTAGCCCCGCTCCACCTCTTCCAGGGTGCCGCTCAAATCCAGGCCCTGGGGCCCCAGGGGCGCCAAGCCCGGCCCGGCCTCGCCGCCGTCCGGCGGGGCGGCCTGGTCCAGGCCCATCGCCTCGGCCTCCAAGAGCGGCCCGGTACCCACCAGCACCCCCCGCTCCACCAGGCCCTTGAGTTCGCGCACGTTGCCCTGGTAGCGGCGGCTGGCCAGCAGCGCCTCGGCCCGAGGGGTGAAGCCGGTGAAGTCCTTGCCGTACTTTTGGGCCATCTCCCCCAAAAAGTGGCGGGCGATGGGCAGCACGTCCTCGGGGCGGCGGTTCAGGGAAGGCACCTCCACCTTGACCACCCCCAGGCGGAAGTAAAGGTCGCGGCGGAAGCGGCCTTCGGCCACCAGGGTTTCCAAATCCTGGTTGGTGGCCGCCACCACCCGCACCTTGGCCTTGCCGGGGCGGGTGGCTCCGATCTTGTAGTACTGGCCGGAGTCCAAGAAGCGCAGCAGCTTGGCCTGGGCCTCGGGGGGCAGGTCGCCCACCTCGTCCAGGAACAGGGTGCCGCCGGCGGCCTGCTCCACCAGGCCCTTCTTGCCCCCGGCCCGGGCCCCGGAAAAGGCCCCCGGCTCATAGCCGAACAGCTCGCTCTCGATCAGCTCCTTAGGCAGGGCCGCGCAGTTGAGCGCCACCAGGGGGCCCCGGTGCAGGGGGCTCTGGTAGTGCACCGCCGCGGCGATGAGCTCCTTGCCGGTGCCGGTCTCGCCCAGGATCAACACCGGGGCGTCGGGGCTTTGGGCTACCTGCTTGACCAGCTCCATGACCCCCTGAATCTGGTGGCTCTCGGCCACCATGCAGGGCAGGTTCTCGGTGAGGCAGCGCTCCTGCAGGGCCTTCACCTCCTTGCGAAGACGGATGCTTTCCAGGGCGTTGTCGATGGTGGCCTTAAGCGATTCCATGTGCAGGGGCTTGACCACGTAGTCGTAGACCCCCTGCTTCATGGCCGCCACCACGGTGTTCACGTCCTCGTAGGCGGTGATCATGATGAACAGCATCTGGGGGTGCAGGGCCTTGATGCGCCCCAGGGCCTGGACCCCGTCCATGCCCGGCAGGCCGATGTCCAAAAGGATGAGGTCCGGCACCTCCTGCTTCAGGGCCTCCAGGGCCTCCTCCGCGCTGGCCAGGGCCCGCACCCGGTAGCCGGGCAGGTTCATCACCACCGCGTCGCGGATGAATTCCTCGTCGTCCACTACGAAAAGGCTGTAGTCGAGCATGGTCTCCTATCCGTGGGAGTCGTAGCCCCAGTAGGCCGAGGCGGGCAGCTCCATGGTGAACATGGCCCCGCCCCAGCGGCTTTGGCTCACGCTGAGCTTGCCGCCGTGGTCGCTGACGATGCGGTGGCACAGGCTCAGGCCGATGCCCGAGCCCTCGCGCCGCCCGGTGAAAAAGGGGTCGAACACCTTTTCCCGTAGCGCCGGGGGCACGCCGGGGCCGGAGTCGGACACCCGGATGACGATGCGGTCCAGCTCCAGGGAGGAGTCCAGGCCGATCTTCTTCTCACCTTCCGCCTCGGCCAGGGCCTGCACCGCGTTGGTGATCAGGTTCATGAGCACCTGCTCCAAAAGCTGGCGGTCGGCATGGGCCAGGGGCAGGCTCTCGGCCAGGGAG contains:
- a CDS encoding L-lactate MFS transporter — translated: MEKVKNRGWSVATAGIGINLALGILYTWSMFKMAIKDSIVAGDGRFDWSLSSLNDPYAVCCLAFAFSMIFAGRLQDKFSPRITALIGGVLTGLGLMWISQSYSLWVWILGFGVLTGTGLGFGYASATPPAIKWFPAAKTGLIAGLVVSGFGLASVYIAPLSSYLIHTVGLSAAMMIFGGAFIVVVCGLSQFLVNPPAGYSPEAKPAGSAAVQAKGLDFAPSAMLRTKSFYLLWFTYFVGAGAGLMIIGNVAGMAKASLGDMAWVVVALMAVGNAGGRIVAGILSDKIGRTQTLAIMLCFQSLLLFSLMMVGKEQAIVMVMAAALVGFNYGTNLSLFPSATKDYFGLKNFGVNYGLVFTAWGVGGFVLPRVSQMIVAATGSYESAYLTAAVLLILGAGMTVVLDKPVSVEAEAPVPQPAAAPRAGSALTSMVRPGPLATGRPGLGHRSSYRRMIK
- a CDS encoding sigma-54-dependent transcriptional regulator encodes the protein MLDYSLFVVDDEEFIRDAVVMNLPGYRVRALASAEEALEALKQEVPDLILLDIGLPGMDGVQALGRIKALHPQMLFIMITAYEDVNTVVAAMKQGVYDYVVKPLHMESLKATIDNALESIRLRKEVKALQERCLTENLPCMVAESHQIQGVMELVKQVAQSPDAPVLILGETGTGKELIAAAVHYQSPLHRGPLVALNCAALPKELIESELFGYEPGAFSGARAGGKKGLVEQAAGGTLFLDEVGDLPPEAQAKLLRFLDSGQYYKIGATRPGKAKVRVVAATNQDLETLVAEGRFRRDLYFRLGVVKVEVPSLNRRPEDVLPIARHFLGEMAQKYGKDFTGFTPRAEALLASRRYQGNVRELKGLVERGVLVGTGPLLEAEAMGLDQAAPPDGGEAGPGLAPLGPQGLDLSGTLEEVERGYLGRALELAQGNETKAAQLLGMNYHTFRYRKKKLLDGEGE